The genomic window TATTGGGGCAAACGTCGTGCCAGAAGCCCGGTCTACTTCCCGCGCTTAACGTGGGAGTTAGCAGTGTGGCTGCTGTCCGGGGTTGCTGCAATGAGCATCCGGGGTATCACATTTGCCCTGGTAAGTGCGCGGGCAGGGTAGCCGGCCAATTCTGGTTGGTGGCCGCGCCTCAGACGCAAAAAGGGGGCACGGCGAACCGTGCCCCCAGGCAATTCACAGGAGGAGGATGTATTAGCGGCTGTCGGCTTTCTTCAGCAGCATGCCGGCAAGAAAAGCGGCGGCGGCGGCCAGCAGCCACTCGATGCGCCAGATCTGGACAGCCTGCCAGTCCAGCACCGTGGCGGCGGTGAACATGATGCCGGTGGCAATCGCAGCAATGATGCAGCCGATGCCTGCGATAAAAGCAATCAAGGAACCGGTGGTGAGGCCTAGACCCTCGCGGATGCGCGTGAAATCCATGAATTGGCCCCAAGCGCCGGAATTGGCGCCGACCAGCGGCTCACGCTCCGCGCCGCAGACGTGGCAAAAGCGCGACCCCATAATGAACTCGGTACCGCACTGCTCACAGGTAAGCTGTCCCCGCAACGCAGATGGCTCGACCGACCGGGGTTGCGCCGGCGGTTGCCAGTATTCCTGCTGTGCGTTGTGCACTGCTTCTGACATCACACCCTCCATCCCCTTGATAATGCGAGGGCAAGTGAGGCACCAAAGTTGGGATTCAGCAACCCCTTTGTTTATCAATCGGTTATGTCCAGGAGTACAGCGGGAGAGGAGCTCGGCTTAGGGAGAAATTACGCGACGCGGGTAGCCTGTTCCCGAATTGCGGGTTGCTGCTCGACGGCAGCAGCAAAGTTTGCAGTCATCCCGGAACTCGCAACTTCGCGTCGCAAGCTTTACGAGTGTCAGCTAAACGTGACGTTTCGGCATGCGCAGGACCTTAGGGTTGGGGGTGCCGCGGTGCCAGAAACGGATGAGGACAAGATCGGAAGCCTGCAGAATCAGATCGGGAGGGCGGAAGGTGCCGTCGTTGAAGACGTGCTCGTCAAGCAGAATACGCAGCCGGTAGACGGAGATGCCGAGCATGAGCGCGGCTTCGGTTTCGGAATAGGTCTGTTTGAAGGGCTTGTTCGCATTCTGCATAGTTCAGGTGGCGCCTCTCTCGATGAACGTTTGTACCTGCTTTGGTCAGTTCGCCACATCAGGTAAACTGCGGAAAGGCCACCTGTATGAGACCTTATTGGCGCCGTAATGACGCTCATGATCTTCCGGGCACGTTATCCAAGATCGTTATTAGTATGTTAATAACGGCGTGCGCGGCGCAGGCCGGGAATGCGCCTTCCGGCATCTCCAACCTGAAATTCCGGCCCGACGACGCCAATACACGCAGCGGCTTTGAGCACCTCTATAACCTGGAGTATGACGCGGCGGTGCATGAGTTCGAACTCGCCCTCAAGGCCCATCCCGACGACTTCAATTCCGTGAACCACCTGTTGTCCGCTGTGCTGTTTCGCGAGTTGTTCCGGATTGGGGCGCTCGACACCGAGCTGTACTCCAAGAACAGCTTCCTGACCAGCAAGCAGTTTCCCGTCGATGCCAAGCGGCAGGCGGAGATCAAGGGGCTGATCGATCGGGCATTCCAGATCGAAGAGACACGGCTGAAAACCAATGCAAACGATGTAGAAGCTTTGTATGCCCGCGGGGTAACGCGGGCGATGAAGTCAACCTACACCGGGCTGGTGGAAAAGGCGTGGTTCGCGGCGCTGCGCGGCGCGGTCGGCGCCAGGAAGGATCACGAGCGTGTATTGGAGCTGGATCCGAAATTCACCGACGCGAAGATGGTGGTCGGCATTCACAACTACGTAATGGGCAGCATCAATTTCGCGATCAAGGCGGCAGCGTCAATCGTCGGCTTGAGCGGCAGCAAGAAGAAAGGAATCGAATACCTGTACGACGCCGGGGAGGGCGGGGGAGAGACGTCGGTGGACGCCAGGATCGCTCTATCGCTGTTCTTGCGCCGAGAGCAGAGGTATCCGGAGGCGCTGAAGCTTGTAGGCGGCCTGGAAGCGGCGTTTCCACGAAACTTCCTGTTCCGGCTGGAGAACGCCAACCTGATGAACGCAAGCGGGCATGGCGTGGAGGCAGTGGCGGCCTATCGCAAGCTGCTGGACGACAGTAAGGCGCACATGTTTGCCGAGTCGCGAATGGAGATGGCGTACTACCAGATGGGGGAGGCGCTGCGGGGGCAGCACGACTTCAGCGGCGCAGCGGTAGCCTACGACGCGGTGCAGCAGTACAAGGCAGCGGACCCGGATTTGAAGCAACGAGCGGAGCTGGCCGCCGGCGAGATGTACGACGCCTTGCACGATCGCGAGCAGGCGGTACAGCGCTACCAGGCCGCCATTGCGGTGGCGGGAAGCTCGGACCGGGCGGAACTGGCGCGAAAAAGAATCAAGCAGCCGTATCGGGAACAGTAGGAAGGAACTGCACGTCGGGATGCGCGGAACATCCGGCCGCGCGACGACGTATCTAATAGCAGGCCCATGGATGTTGGAGGAAAGAACATGTACTGCAACTACTGCGGCAAAGTGATCCCCGACGATGCCAATGTCTGCTCGTACTGCGGCAAGCTGGTCGCGGGGGTAGTGCTGCGGCGAAAGCTGATGCGTCCGCGGCAGGGAAGGAAGATTGCCGGAGTGTGCGCCGGCTTGGCAGATTATTTCGATCTCGACGTGACGCTGATCCGCCTGGTGTGGCTGGTGGCCGGCATCCTGATGCTGCCGTTCTGGTTGATCGGATACATTGTGGCGTGGATCATCGTGCCGGAGAAGCCGGAAACAGTTACGATTTTGCCGGCTGGATCGTCGGTCGTGCAGCAACAAGGTTGAACGATCGCGAAATTGCCGAAGCGTGCTCAGCATCGGCCTGACCGGCCGCACATCGGAAGCGATATCCATGCGCGTGCGCAGCTCCGACACAGAAATTGTTTATGAAGTAAGGGGCCACGGACCGGACGTGGTCCTGCTGCATCCATTTCCCGCCCATCGAGGGGTGTG from Terriglobales bacterium includes these protein-coding regions:
- a CDS encoding PspC domain-containing protein, which gives rise to MYCNYCGKVIPDDANVCSYCGKLVAGVVLRRKLMRPRQGRKIAGVCAGLADYFDLDVTLIRLVWLVAGILMLPFWLIGYIVAWIIVPEKPETVTILPAGSSVVQQQG